One genomic window of Xiphophorus hellerii strain 12219 unplaced genomic scaffold, Xiphophorus_hellerii-4.1 PGA_scaffold_72__1_contigs__length_338794, whole genome shotgun sequence includes the following:
- the LOC116716592 gene encoding von Willebrand factor A domain-containing protein 5B1-like, translated as MVGLRNRSTWEPLLLKASCIKSCANGCSMGITAQLTYANADTESVEGVFVYPLEEKEVVVGFEAMIAGRLVGVQIQSRGKLKDCCLECCPGSGLDGHYGSGQEWRCCCGMSGLDIQCTNGHLILDEDLERTTFIVGCGVIGPMDIVSVIISTTLELPTLENGAIRIVYPTLLTPVVTGQLTASKSENGGKSEDTGATSCFGATSGKQDRAVDSEQQCSHGLFSSPAVNLAPYELNFQLLVRGACLLAGLESPTHALRADADPSAQSASATYITLAQEHPYDRHIEIILHLSEPHSPLVILEKGRLSFSRYEQQICSRRDYIRYTRKDSEPEKRLEYIRRRYHKDILCSPVLMLNFCPDLLSEPLELHKATRELLFLIDRSGSMSGTNIQRVKEAMAVALKSLPTGTMLNIAGFGTTIKPLFTSSKLCTDVTLMQAYEYIQRMRADMRGTNLQGALSWLYQQPMQRSYPRQVFIITDGSISNVAKVLELVRRNTCAGRCFGLGLGPRACRRLLQGIAKLTGGTTEFFDDEERLQPKLIKSLKKAFEPVLTDVRIDWYLPENMEALLSPNEIPPLYSGDRLVGYCTLYDMTNFKAKKTECQERDYRGVHHDSVGSVFTHSNDELSPPPSSEFMPVVMHSDRTELEEALREISREISSEFSCARDTDLGISPGVELDWSSDIRRRIQQSSYIQEQYVLTHCSLSSERSLQTQSHIHIHASSSDSAGGGFLSDTHSSGPVLETGSLPQGLERMAPPEPSSLSRWADPAWQQNLSADTPDNVAKKNGHLDGGDESRRRQKALARSTMAARSFSSPQGELEMHRLRRALERVSFDQTLGGRLDESEGETRPSSRGTVSHRSLSDSNGLLFPASPLDWDSLTDPEYLFTAAQPEDPPSGQCRSIIHGLLSGKPVSWEVTVDMGHLWPPEDQDTTGVNECRIGGDDVGKPWEEIIHHLTARSVIRDFEKLAEKESETGHGSGKRYRMKAIQTSKHCNIICMYTAFTITNGSTSKGLTESTDVRNTGIHMGNRQTSQPGGRRQGVYSAGLGRRRISGESEEAEDTWNFTDAGGFCSMATVTTGMSCNRSQRSIESKSMESFFSTRFQLGRLRSSISSGKQVPLKSHCLSAETDKQPESETPDYQPLVHLQLASGAFLLTVMYSECVQIPLDRLKRASPYSLHRRSLSPAFRCTSPSAPSLSTSAKPPGAPTIHHVTFSPSSCSLAKPGAPPFHHTPVDNPLILESRLLRKHLSDRDPVTSPPDLPSSEEGSLELSTGPSHSQSLGQADSGRGSETDIYEGTSAELADLLGSSQLAQEDLEGSTWATAVALAWLEHRCAGYFMEWELVAAKADFWLRCQKLPEGVDLAGLRGAARQLFLLLRHWDENIKFNMLCYNPNNM; from the exons ATGGTGGGCCTGAGAAACCGTTCTACGTGGGAGCCATTGTTGCTAAAGGCCTCATGCATCAAGTCTTGTGCCAATGGTTGCTCCATGGGCATCACTGCACAACTCACATACGCCAATGCTGACACAGAGTCTGTGGAAG gtgtgtttgtgtacCCTCTTGAGGAAAAGGAGGTTGTGGTGGGCTTTGAGGCCATGATTGCAGGGCGGCTGGTGGGAGTGCAGATCCAGAGCAGAGGAAAGCTGAAGGACTGCTGCTTGGAGTGCTGCCCTGGATCTGGTCTTGATGGACACTATGGGAGCGGCCAGGAGTGGAGATGCTGCTGCGGGATGTCTGGCCTGGACATACAATGCACCAACG GACACCTGATTTTGGATGAAGACCTGGAAAGAACCACATTCATTGTGGGTTGTGGAGTTATTGGCCCCATGGACATAGTGTCTGTCATCATCAGCACCACACTAGAACTCCCTACTTTGGAAAATGGAGCTATCCGTATCGTCTACCCAACGCTGCTTACTCCGGTTGTAACCGGCCAGTTGACTGCAAGCAAAAGTGAAAATGGAGGAAAGTCTGAGGATACTGG agCAACCAGCTGTTTCGGTGCTACCTCAGGGAAGCAGGATCGGGCTGTAGACTCTGAGCAGCAGTGCTCTCATGGCCTCTTTTCCAGTCCTGCTGTCAATCTGGCACCGTATGAACTCAACTTCCAGCTGCTGGTTAGAGGCGCCTGTCTGCTGGCCG GCTTGGAGAGCCCTACACATGCTCTGAGAGCAGATGCAGATCCTAGTGCCCAAAGTGCATCTGCTACCTATATTACTTTGGCTCAGGAGCATCCGTATGATAGACACATAGAGATAATATTGCACCTCAGTG AACCTCACAGTCCATTGGTCATTCTGGAGAAAGGCAGACTGTCCTTCAGCCGGTATGAACAACAGATCTGCTCTCGCCGAGATTACATTCGATACACACGCAAAGACTCAGAACCTGAGAAAAGG CTGGAGTACATCCGTAGACGATACCACAAAGACATCCTCTGCAGCCCCGTCCTCATGCTCAACTTCTGTCCTGACTTACTGTCCGAGCCTCTGGAGCTGCACAAAGCTACCAGAGAGTTGCTGTTCCTAATCGATCGCAGCGGCAGCATGAGTGGCACTAACATACAACGTGTGAAG GAAGCCATGGCAGTGGCCCTGAAGAGTCTACCCACTGGTACGATGCTCAACATAGCTGGCTTTGGGACCACCATCAAGCCTCTGTTTACCTCCAGCAAGCTCTGCACTGAT GTGACTCTAATGCAGGCCTATGAGTACATCCAGAGGATGAGAGCGGATATGCGCGGGACCAACCTTCAGGGGGCGCTGTCCTGGCTCTACCAGCAGCCCATGCAGCGTTCATATCCACGGCAGGTCTTTATCATCACTGACGGCTCCATCAGCAATGTGGCTAAGGTGCTGGAGTTGGTTCGCAGAAACACATGTGCTGGCAG ATGCTTTGGCCTCGGCCTCGGTCCCCGAGCCTGCAGGAGGCTCCTTCAGGGAATTGCCAAACTGACTGGAGGGACCACAGAGTTCTTCGATGATGAAGAAAGACTCCAGCCCAAG TTAATCAAGTCTCTAAAGAAGGCCTTTGAACCTGTTCTGACGGATGTTCGGATTGACTGGTACCTGCCAGAGAACATGGAGGCCCTCCTTTCACCCAATGAAATTCCTCCATTGTACTCCGGAGATCGCCTAGTTGGATACTGCACTCTTTATGACATGACAAATTTCAAAGCAAAGAAGACAGAG TGCCAAGAAAGGGACTACAGAGGTGTGCACCATGACTCCGTGGGTTCTGTTTTTACCCATTCGAATGATGAGCTTTCACCGCCTCCTTCATCTGAGTTCATGCCTGTGGTGATGCATTCCGACAGAACCGAGCTGGAGGAGGCTCTGAGAGAAATTTCAAGAGAAATTTCATCTGAGTTTTCTTGTGCCAGAGACACTGACCTTGGAATAAGCCCAG GTGTGGAGCTGGATTGGTCCAGTGATATAAGGCGGAGGATCCAGCAGAGCTCCTACATTCAGGAGCAGTACGTTCTCACTCACTGCTCCCTGAGCAGCGAGCGAAGTCTTCAGACACAGTCCCACATACACATTCATGCCTCAAGCTCTGACTCTGCAGGTGGGGGCTTTCTTTCTGATACCCATTCCTCTGGTCCAGTATTGGAAACAGGGTCTTTACCACAAGGCCTTGAGAGGATGGCTCCTCCAGAGCCATCATCCTTATCTCGCTGGGCGGACCCAGCATGGCAACAAAACCTTTCAGCGGACACTCCTGACAATGTTGCTAAAAAA AATGGGCATCTGGATGGAGGCGACGAGTCTCGAAGAAGACAGAAAGCATTAGCTCGTTCTACAATGGCAGCAAGGAGTTTTTCATCACCACAGGGTGAACTGGAAATGCATCGCCTCCGGAGAGCTCTTGAGAGGGTCTCCTTTGACCAGACTCTTGGAGGACGATTGGATGAAAGTGAGGGAGAAACAAGGCCTTCATCAAGAGGGACAGTTTCCCACAGAAGCCTGTCTGACTCCA ACGGACTCCTGTTTCCTGCTTCGCCCCTGGACTGGGACAGCCTCACTGACCCAGAGTATCTATTTACTGCTGCTCAGCCTGAAGATCCTCCCTCAGGTCAGTGTCGCTCCATCATTCATGGTCTGCTGAGTGGCAAACCTGTGTCCTGGGAGGTTACTGTGGACATGGGACATCTCTGGCCACCGGAAGACCAGGACACCACTGGAGTCAATGAATGTAGAATTGGTGGAGACGATGTAGGAAAGCCATGGGAGGAGATCATTCACCACCTGACGGCTCGCTCAGTAATAAGGGACTTTGAAAAGCTGGCAGAAAAAGAGAGTGAAACTGGACATG GGTCAGGTAAACGGTATCGCATGAAGGCTATTCAGACAAGCAAGCACTGTAACATCATATGCATGTACACAGCCTTCACCATTACCAATGGCAGCACAAGCAAAGGCTTGACTGAGAGCACAGACGTCCGAAACACAG GAATTCATATGGGGAACAGGCAAACTTCTCAGCCTGGAGGTCGCAGGCAGGGGGTTTATTCTGCCGGTCTGGGAAGACGGCGGATCAGCGGCGAAAGTGAAGAGGCTGAAGACACCTGGAACTTTACAG ACGCAGGTGGATTCTGTTCCATGGCTACTGTAACAACAGGGATGTCGTGCAATCGTTCACAGCGCTCTATAGAGAGCAAGTCAATGGAGAGCTTCTTTAGTACCAG GTTCCAGCTGGGTCGACTCAGGTCCTCTATTTCATCCGGAAAACAGGTTCCCCTCAAATCTCACTGTCTATCAGCAGAGACCGACAAACAGCCAGAGAGTGAAACTCCAGACTACCAGCCCCTG GTGCATTTACAACTTGCATCAGGGGCTTTTCTCCTGACGGTGATGTACTCAGAGTGTGTCCAAATCCCCCTGGACCGCCTTAAGAGAGCATCACCTTACAGCCTTCACCGACGTAGCCTCAGCCCAGCTTTTCGCTGCACTTCTCCCAGCGCTCCCTCTTTGTCCACCTCTGCCAAGCCCCCAGGTGCTCCCACGATTCACCATGTCACCTTTTCTCCTTCCTCGTGCTCTCTGGCCAAACCGGGTGCTCCTCCCTTCCACCACACTCCAGTGGACAACCCTTTGATTTTGGAGTCGAGGCTTCTGCGAAAACATTTGTCGGACCGAGACCCTGTCACCTCTCCCCCTGATCTCCCGAGCTCTGAGGAGGGATCCTTGGAGCTGTCTACTGGTCCCTCTCACAGTCAAAGCCTTGGACAAGCAGACAGCGGCCGTGGTTCAGAGACTGATATATACGAGGGGACTTCAGCAGAGCTAGCAGACCTCCTGGGTAGCAGCCAGTTGGCTCAGGAAGATCTAGAAGGTTCCACCTGGGCCACCGCTGTAGCTCTGGCGTGGCTGGAGCACCGGTGTGCTGGCTACTTCATGGAGTGGGAGC